A genomic segment from Anaeromyxobacter sp. encodes:
- a CDS encoding SMP-30/gluconolactonase/LRE family protein: protein MTRSRLALSALLPLAALLAAGCATTPKAPAQEIVWPLPPDPPRVKWVRSLVSEQDLGGGAGRSFRRLLVPERPEDRIDSPTGLALSPDGTRLYVACGPRGRVLELDLARSRLRRVADAEGFAPTMPFDVAVDGADRLYVADSAKGLVWVYDRTGTFLRHVGKGVLERPTGLAIDRTRQVLYVVEGGEAKGQNHQVEVFSLQGEHLRTIGSRGGAPGQFNFPARLAVDAEGSLYVADTLNFRVQVFDAAGALVGTFGSQGSAPGQFLKVKGLAFDTFGNLHAVDSEQSLVQILNARHQPLMAYGGRGYRPELMLVPSPIVIDASNTIYVADYGANRVNQYQLFNVTKEESQGEAPPGASEGKPQQ, encoded by the coding sequence ATGACCCGCTCCCGCCTCGCCCTCTCCGCCCTGCTCCCGCTGGCCGCCCTGCTGGCGGCCGGCTGCGCCACCACGCCCAAGGCCCCGGCCCAGGAGATCGTCTGGCCCCTGCCGCCGGACCCGCCGCGGGTGAAGTGGGTGCGCTCGCTGGTCTCCGAGCAGGACCTGGGCGGCGGCGCCGGCCGCTCCTTCCGGCGGCTGCTGGTGCCGGAGCGCCCCGAGGACCGCATCGACAGCCCCACCGGCCTGGCCCTCTCGCCGGACGGCACGCGGCTCTACGTGGCCTGCGGCCCGCGCGGCCGGGTGCTGGAGCTCGACCTGGCCAGGTCCCGGCTGCGGCGGGTGGCCGACGCCGAGGGGTTCGCGCCGACCATGCCGTTCGACGTGGCGGTGGACGGCGCCGACCGCCTCTACGTGGCCGACAGCGCCAAGGGGCTGGTCTGGGTCTACGACCGGACGGGCACCTTCCTGCGCCACGTCGGCAAGGGGGTCCTGGAGCGGCCCACCGGCCTGGCCATCGACCGCACCCGCCAGGTGCTCTACGTGGTGGAGGGCGGCGAGGCCAAGGGGCAGAACCACCAGGTGGAGGTCTTCTCCCTCCAGGGCGAGCACCTGCGCACCATCGGCAGCCGCGGCGGCGCGCCGGGCCAGTTCAACTTCCCGGCCCGGCTGGCGGTCGACGCCGAGGGCTCGCTCTACGTGGCCGACACCCTCAACTTCCGCGTCCAGGTCTTCGACGCGGCCGGCGCGCTGGTCGGCACCTTCGGCAGCCAGGGCTCCGCCCCCGGCCAGTTCCTCAAGGTGAAGGGGCTGGCCTTCGACACCTTCGGCAACCTGCACGCGGTGGACAGCGAGCAGTCGCTGGTCCAGATCCTGAACGCCCGCCACCAGCCGCTCATGGCCTACGGGGGCCGCGGCTACCGGCCCGAGCTCATGCTGGTGCCGAGCCCCATCGTCATCGACGCCAGCAACACCATCTACGTGGCCGACTACGGCGCCAACCGCGTGAACCAGTACCAGCTCTTCAACGTGACGAAGGAGGAGAGCCAGGGCGAGGCGCCTCCGGGGGCCTCGGAGGGGAAGCCGCAGCAGTGA
- a CDS encoding cytochrome c3 family protein — MSQRRALAVTPPPPADPGGARWRRRLAVAAVLLGSAGCATLFGPRRPAVEFTPYPAEQVAGVANPHAYQGKPLCQRCHVPGDGRLNSPAVALCRSCHVQRHSNHPVEVVHKTPAPGLPYLPGGLIACHTCHDPHDLGRQPKGLRLPFDQLCLACHTQHT; from the coding sequence ATGTCCCAGCGCCGCGCCCTGGCCGTCACCCCGCCTCCTCCTGCGGACCCGGGCGGTGCGCGGTGGCGGCGGCGCCTCGCCGTGGCGGCGGTGCTGCTGGGCTCGGCGGGCTGCGCCACCCTGTTCGGCCCGCGGCGTCCCGCCGTGGAGTTCACGCCGTACCCGGCCGAGCAGGTGGCCGGGGTGGCCAACCCCCACGCCTACCAGGGCAAGCCGCTCTGCCAGCGCTGCCACGTGCCCGGCGACGGGCGGCTCAACTCGCCGGCGGTGGCGCTGTGCCGCTCCTGCCACGTGCAGCGCCACTCCAACCACCCGGTCGAGGTGGTCCACAAGACCCCGGCGCCCGGGCTGCCCTACCTGCCGGGGGGGCTCATCGCCTGCCACACCTGCCACGATCCGCACGATCTCGGCCGCCAGCCCAAGGGGCTCAGGCTGCCGTTCGACCAGCTCTGCCTGGCCTGCCACACGCAGCACACCTGA
- a CDS encoding acyl-protein synthetase, giving the protein MSTTPTTQDPSRLTGAALERHRLTEEVLGYIAAGVDAEVPDFNASCLRMFAMQYELAPIFREFCDVKKVRPGDVSDWREIPLVYNDMFKTHLVTSFPLENAVIGCLTGGTTSLTQRGRIFRDEDGKKLVFGANKRMTGAYLFPDFEEGRRCRILILAPSPEFAPSMGMAIGMEQTRTHFGTPDSQFLLGRTGIDINGLLKALRESESSGVPVALIGATSAYVYFFQACRRKKYTFKLPRGSRICDGGGYRGRFGPVSREDYLGMVQEILGIPDSHCVNVLGEAETATNLFDDSLRRLVTGQPVRKRTRPVPPWSRVLAMDIDTLKPLPDGKVGLLAHWDLANVPTVLCLITDNLGYTTDDGRGCEMVGRAKLENGKVSPLPDEEKPVGGMGDGMVFRMLESYVNFSIDLKMLTAKAPPAGPTIREEIEARPGSVASCPQVVDEILLSQGNEDAARQRDASLQAFKDQTERPMEWFQEQARKQKLADHPAGLQSEEPGPNKL; this is encoded by the coding sequence ATGTCGACCACCCCGACCACCCAGGATCCCAGCCGGCTGACCGGCGCCGCGCTGGAGCGCCACCGCCTCACCGAGGAGGTCCTCGGCTACATCGCGGCCGGCGTGGACGCCGAGGTGCCGGACTTCAACGCCTCCTGCCTGCGGATGTTCGCCATGCAGTACGAGCTCGCCCCCATCTTCCGGGAGTTCTGCGACGTCAAGAAGGTGCGCCCCGGGGACGTGTCCGACTGGCGGGAGATCCCGCTGGTCTACAACGACATGTTCAAGACCCACCTGGTGACCTCCTTCCCGCTCGAGAACGCGGTCATCGGCTGCCTCACCGGAGGGACCACCAGCCTGACGCAGCGCGGTCGCATCTTCCGCGACGAGGACGGCAAGAAGCTGGTCTTCGGCGCCAACAAGCGGATGACCGGCGCGTACCTCTTCCCCGACTTCGAGGAGGGGCGCCGCTGCCGCATCCTCATCCTCGCCCCCAGCCCGGAGTTCGCCCCCTCCATGGGCATGGCCATCGGCATGGAGCAGACCCGCACCCACTTCGGCACGCCCGACAGCCAGTTCCTGCTCGGCCGCACCGGCATCGACATCAACGGCCTGCTCAAGGCGCTGCGGGAGTCGGAGTCGAGCGGCGTGCCGGTGGCGCTCATCGGCGCCACCTCGGCCTACGTCTACTTCTTCCAGGCCTGCCGGCGGAAGAAGTACACCTTCAAGCTGCCCAGGGGCAGCCGCATCTGCGACGGCGGCGGCTACCGCGGTCGCTTCGGCCCGGTGTCCCGCGAGGACTACCTCGGGATGGTGCAGGAGATCCTGGGCATCCCCGACTCCCACTGCGTCAACGTCCTCGGGGAGGCCGAGACCGCCACCAACCTCTTCGACGACTCGCTGCGCCGCCTCGTCACGGGCCAGCCGGTGCGGAAGCGCACCCGCCCGGTGCCGCCCTGGAGCCGGGTGCTGGCCATGGACATCGACACGCTCAAGCCCCTGCCCGACGGCAAGGTCGGCCTGCTGGCCCACTGGGACCTCGCCAACGTCCCGACCGTGCTCTGCCTCATCACCGACAACCTCGGCTACACCACCGACGACGGGCGCGGCTGCGAGATGGTGGGGCGCGCCAAGCTGGAGAACGGCAAGGTCTCGCCGCTGCCGGACGAGGAGAAGCCGGTGGGCGGCATGGGCGACGGGATGGTCTTCCGGATGCTCGAGTCCTACGTGAACTTCTCCATCGACCTGAAGATGCTCACCGCCAAGGCCCCGCCGGCCGGCCCGACCATCCGCGAGGAGATCGAGGCGCGGCCGGGCTCGGTGGCCTCCTGCCCGCAGGTGGTGGACGAGATCCTGCTCTCGCAGGGCAACGAGGACGCCGCCCGCCAGCGCGACGCCTCGCTGCAGGCCTTCAAGGACCAGACCGAGCGCCCCATGGAGTGGTTCCAGGAGCAGGCCCGCAAGCAGAAGCTGGCCGACCACCCGGCCGGCCTGCAGTCGGAGGAGCCCGGGCCGAACAAGCTGTAG
- a CDS encoding cytochrome C, translated as MKKLALAFAAALYASSAFAQVAGSPHDFTDGFTGNVFTATADSCTFCHAPHNANAGQAGAPLWNRATNAQAYTMYASATIDGAQAAAPGVNSLTCLQCHDGQNAIAVTFGSGNLGAGNVGTLTGTLFNLGTTVANDHPIGVNYDPAADTTLQPILTATGAGFRLYNYGGTAVANVECGTCHDPHNNVNGNFLRVPNAVGLCGACHTQ; from the coding sequence ATGAAGAAGCTTGCACTCGCCTTCGCCGCCGCGCTCTACGCGTCGTCGGCCTTCGCCCAGGTCGCCGGCAGCCCGCACGACTTCACCGACGGCTTCACCGGCAACGTCTTCACCGCCACCGCCGACTCCTGCACCTTCTGCCACGCGCCGCACAACGCGAACGCTGGCCAGGCCGGCGCCCCGCTGTGGAACCGCGCCACCAACGCCCAGGCCTACACGATGTACGCCTCGGCCACCATCGACGGCGCCCAGGCTGCCGCCCCCGGCGTGAACTCGCTGACCTGCCTCCAGTGCCACGACGGCCAGAACGCCATCGCGGTCACCTTCGGCTCGGGCAACCTCGGCGCCGGCAACGTCGGCACCCTGACCGGCACGCTCTTCAACCTCGGCACCACCGTGGCCAACGACCACCCCATCGGCGTGAACTACGACCCGGCGGCCGACACCACGCTGCAGCCCATCCTCACGGCGACGGGCGCCGGCTTCCGCCTCTACAACTACGGCGGCACCGCCGTGGCCAACGTCGAGTGCGGCACCTGCCACGACCCGCACAACAACGTGAACGGCAACTTCCTCCGCGTCCCGAACGCGGTCGGCCTGTGCGGCGCCTGCCACACCCAGTAG